The window CTTGAGAATGATACTTATGTTTTCGATGGTGCCATAAGTCTTGACAGGGTTGAGGAAGTATTGGACGAAGAGCTTCCCGTGGACGATTTTGATACCTTGGGAGGTTTTATTCTAAAACTTCTGGGCCGAATACCAAAGGTTGACGAGAAACCTGTTGTTCAATATGAAAATATAGTTTTCAGAGTAACCGAAATGGAAGGTATGAGAATAGCAAAGGTACAGGCAAGTAAAAAGGAAAATGTATAAAAAAGAGTTACCAGACTGTCTCACAATGACAATTAACCTTGTTGAGGCAGTTTTTTTATGCCTTTATTAAATAATTTAATATACATATCAAAAATATTAATAAATAAATTAAAAAAATTAAAAAATAATATTGACATTATATGAGAATGAGCATAATATATTAATATAAGATTAATAATATTAATTGACGGATTAAAAAAATTAATTAATTGTCTGGGAAAATTAACTTTGGCAAATATAAGCAAGATTTATAACTTTATTAAATTCAAGAGGTGATTTTATGGCAAGAGAAGCTATCGGCAAATGCCCGGTCTGCGGAAATGAGACTGAAGTAACAAGGATAACATGTAACAGCTGTGATACTGTTATAGAAGGGCATTTTAAACTATGCAAGTTCTGCAAACTCACAAATGATCAAAGAACATTTTTAGACGTATTCATAAAGTGCAGAGGAAATATAAAGGAAGTTGAAAAAGAGCTGGGCGTTTCATATCCCACAGTAAAGAATAAGCTGGAAGATGTAGCGGCCGCACTTGGACATAAAGGTGAACCGCAACCTGAAGTTCCGGGTAGAAAGAAGGAAATACTTGATAAGCTTAACAGCGGAGAAATTAGTGTTGAAGAAGCAATTGAACTGATGAAGGAATAACATTTTTCTATCTGAATTTTAGGAGGGATTTAAATAATGTCTATAAGTGAAGAAAAATTATTAATACTAACGATGCTTGAAGAAAAGAAAATCACAAGCGAAGAGGCTGCAAAATTGTTGGCAGCACTTGATGCAAAGGCAGAACAAGAATCTGCTAATGGATTTAAAGGTAATCAAAAGGCAAACGGCTTTACAGAAGAGGCTGCAAAAGTAAGAGATAAGGTTAATGAGTGGAAAAAAGGCTTTAAGAACAATTATAATCAGGCTGATTTTGATAATATGATTGATGATTTTGCAAATAAGGCTGAAAAAATCGGTAAAAACGTTGCTTCAACAACATTTGGAATTGTAGACAAGGTAATAGATTATGTTGGAAGTTTTGTAGATACAAATTCCTTTAATGTTTTCGGAAGCTGTCAAACGGTTCAAAAGAACTTTGAGGTATACCCTTCCGAAGATGCAACCTTTGACATATCGGGAGTAAATGGGGCAATTACAATAAAGAAGCATCTGGATTCAAAGATTGTTATTATATCAAGAATTAAAAGCTCAGCACCGGACGGAGAAGGAGTTGTTACATTTTCTGATGATCCTTCCAATATTTCAATAAAGGTTAACAGTACCGCTTTCAATGTTAGTGTATCCCATGAAATATTTATTCCTGACATTAAGTTCAAAAAAATAGCTATTCAGAATTCAAATGGTAAAATCTATATTGAAGATTCAATTTCTGAAGAAATTACAGCTGTTACAAAAAATGCACATATTGAGCTAATGGGAGTCAATAGTGACAATATTTCCGTAAACACAAAAAATGGCAGGATTCAGTTGAATTACATTATCGGAGAAACCATTGATATAAATACCTCAAATGCTGTTATAGATATAAAACACATAAAAGCAAAATCTGTTAATGCAGTTACAAAGAACGGCAGAATTAGTATAGAAAACGCCCAGAATGTTGATGGGGAAACTGATATGGATATGTACCTCAAAACCTCAAATGGAGGCATAAAGGTGAATATGAATGATATGGACAGCAGGGTTTACAAAGTTAAGGCCCATGCAACCAATGGAACTATCAACTTGTTGGTTCCGGAAATTCTATATCATAATGTTAATCGTCAGGGCACAGGCGGAAGCTTTATTGAAGCGGAAAGCAAAAATTATGAGTCCGGGCTATGCAAGGTTAATATAATCGCAGAAACCATGAACGGACAGGTAGAAATAGTAAAGTAGTATAAACCACCACCATAAACATACCTACACTTTAAAATAGATATCTTCCACCAAGATAAACAGTCTGAAAGTAAGCTTTTCAGACTGTTTATTTTTTGTAGATTAAATTAATTGTTCATGATATAATATTGAATTGCGTATGGAATTTTACTGTGTATTCAGCTAATATGCATATTAATGTATATTAGCCAATTTATATATAAAACTATTACTTGAAAGCCAAAAAATAGAAACTGTTGTTTTACGGAGGAATTTATGTTTGACAAACTTCAGGCTGCAGAAGACAGATACGAGGAGATAAGCCACAAGCTTAGTGACCCCGATGTCATTAACAACCAGGATGAGTATAAAAAATATATGAAAGAGTATTCCGATTTAGAAGAAATCGTTCAGAAGTACAGGGAATACACAAAAGTATCAAAAGAAATTGAAGAGGCAAGAGAGCTTCTTGACCAGACTTTGGATAAGGACTTTAGGGAAATGGTTCAGCAGGAGTTTCAGGAAGCTCAGGAAAAACTTGAGGTAATAAAGAGACAGTTGAAAATATTAATTGTCCCCAAAGACCCCAATGATGATAAAAACGTTATTGTTGAAATTCGTGGTGGTGCAGGCGGTGAAGAAGCAGCACTCTTTGCAGGAGTACTTTTCAGAGCCATGACAAAGTATGCCGAAAAAAAACGTTGGAAGTATGAAATTATGGACTCCAATCCTACCGAACTTGGAGGGTTCAAGGAAGTTGTGTTTTCTATAGAAGGAAAAGGTGCGTACAGCAGGCTTAAATTTGAAAGCGGTGTACACAGGGTTCAGAGAGTACCTTCTACAGAATCAAGCGGACGTATTCATACATCAACAATAACTGTTGCCGTTTTGCCGGAGGTTGAAGAAGTTGATGTGGATATCAATCCAAATGATTTAAGGATAGACACCTACAGGGCCAGCGGTGCAGGAGGACAGCATATTAACAAGACTGATTCTGCAATAAGAATAACCCATATGCCTTCAGGAATAGTCGTAAGCTGTCAGGATGAACGCTCACAGCACAAAAACAAAGATAGGGCAATGAAGATACTTCGTTCAAAACTTTACGAAATAGCTCAGGAACAGCAAATAAACGAAGTTGCTCAGGATAGAAAGAGTCAGGTCGGAACAGGTGACAGAAGTGAAAGAATCAGAACCTACAACTATCCTCAGGGTCGAGTAACCGACCATCGTATCAATCTTACACTGTACAAGCTGGAGCAGGTACTTGACGGAGATCTTGACGAACTGATAGATGCTCTCATAACTACAGACCAATCCGAGAAGCTCGGAAGCGGTGCTGATGATGAGGATTAAGAATTTCAAACAAAAAAGCAGGACAATTTAATACTATTCCACACCTAGAAGGAATAGTATGTTTAGTAGACATACTATTTTTGAAAGAGGAATTAATGTGGAACATATTTTGAAGATAACATTTATAGGCTTGATATCAGGCATTACCGGAACGGGTATTGGCGGGTTGATAGCCTTTTTTGTGGATAAAAGGATAAGTAACAGGCTGCTTAGCTCTATTTTAGAATTTTCAGCAGGACTGATGACTGCTGTAGTATGTTTTGAGCTTGTGCCGGAAGCCTTTGAAATTGCCGGCCTGAATTTGACCATAATAGGAATAGGTCTGGGAATACTGATTGTAATGATTCTTGATGATATGGTAAAAAGAATTGATAGTGTAAAAAATACAAAAGGCAACTCCGGTTTGCTTCGAGCAGGAATACTGGTATCGGTGGGTCTTGCACTCCATAACCTGCCCGAAGGTTTTGCCGTTGGTTCGGGCTTTGAAGCTTCTGTAGAACTGGGGCTTACTCTTACTGTTATAATTGCAATTCATGATGTACCCGAAGGT of the Ruminiclostridium papyrosolvens DSM 2782 genome contains:
- a CDS encoding DUF2089 domain-containing protein; this encodes MAREAIGKCPVCGNETEVTRITCNSCDTVIEGHFKLCKFCKLTNDQRTFLDVFIKCRGNIKEVEKELGVSYPTVKNKLEDVAAALGHKGEPQPEVPGRKKEILDKLNSGEISVEEAIELMKE
- a CDS encoding DUF4097 family beta strand repeat-containing protein; amino-acid sequence: MSISEEKLLILTMLEEKKITSEEAAKLLAALDAKAEQESANGFKGNQKANGFTEEAAKVRDKVNEWKKGFKNNYNQADFDNMIDDFANKAEKIGKNVASTTFGIVDKVIDYVGSFVDTNSFNVFGSCQTVQKNFEVYPSEDATFDISGVNGAITIKKHLDSKIVIISRIKSSAPDGEGVVTFSDDPSNISIKVNSTAFNVSVSHEIFIPDIKFKKIAIQNSNGKIYIEDSISEEITAVTKNAHIELMGVNSDNISVNTKNGRIQLNYIIGETIDINTSNAVIDIKHIKAKSVNAVTKNGRISIENAQNVDGETDMDMYLKTSNGGIKVNMNDMDSRVYKVKAHATNGTINLLVPEILYHNVNRQGTGGSFIEAESKNYESGLCKVNIIAETMNGQVEIVK
- the prfA gene encoding peptide chain release factor 1, with product MFDKLQAAEDRYEEISHKLSDPDVINNQDEYKKYMKEYSDLEEIVQKYREYTKVSKEIEEARELLDQTLDKDFREMVQQEFQEAQEKLEVIKRQLKILIVPKDPNDDKNVIVEIRGGAGGEEAALFAGVLFRAMTKYAEKKRWKYEIMDSNPTELGGFKEVVFSIEGKGAYSRLKFESGVHRVQRVPSTESSGRIHTSTITVAVLPEVEEVDVDINPNDLRIDTYRASGAGGQHINKTDSAIRITHMPSGIVVSCQDERSQHKNKDRAMKILRSKLYEIAQEQQINEVAQDRKSQVGTGDRSERIRTYNYPQGRVTDHRINLTLYKLEQVLDGDLDELIDALITTDQSEKLGSGADDED
- a CDS encoding ZIP family metal transporter, whose amino-acid sequence is MFSRHTIFERGINVEHILKITFIGLISGITGTGIGGLIAFFVDKRISNRLLSSILEFSAGLMTAVVCFELVPEAFEIAGLNLTIIGIGLGILIVMILDDMVKRIDSVKNTKGNSGLLRAGILVSVGLALHNLPEGFAVGSGFEASVELGLTLTVIIAIHDVPEGIAMALPMKLGGFSAKKAFLLTVLSGVPMGLGAFIGAVLGHVSQQFIALCLGFAGGAMLYVVFGELIPESKRIYLGRMSSVGNILGIVCGIIVTMLN